The window TTGCAGACATTGATACACCAATTGAGCAATCCACCCAACGTAAGAATCATTAGAATCAAcgaaaaacatcccatcacaagccataATTGAAAGGAAAAACATCAGTAATTGGACAGATcctgagaaagaaaagaaaggaagaccTTGGCGACGCGTTGGGCCAACGCCCAGCCCTCCTGGAGCAGATCGAGATCGGACGATCCGACCTGATCGACGGCCTTACATGTCGGCGGCGTCTCAAACAATGACAGTGAGAATTGCTTGTAGATGACGCCAACATCAAAGTAGATAAGCCCAGAGCTAGGGATATCGACACGAATGCCCTTGACGGGGAACCAAAGGAAAAGCTCCTGCGCCGAGATGCCGGAAAGAGCTCCGATCTGGCCGTAGCTGAGGGTGCCCGATACGTTCCGTTCGTATCGGACCACGTTCTCGAACTTCGCATCGCAGGCCTGTTCCAGGAAGACCTCGAACCGTCCGTTCTCCTCCAGTGTGAAATTCGTCACGCCCTTTGGAAGGAGGCCGATCGGCAGGCCGTGCGATCGGAGGACGTCGTAGATGTTGCTGAACGTAGATTCTGTGGCCGCATCTGATGGGATCGAATGGACGGATGAGATCAATAGAAAGAGGGTTAgataggagaaagagagaagcatGGTTGTAATGTTTCTCTtcctatctcactctctctctttttgatttcttctcctttctttctgtCTGTAGGATGGAAGATGGGAAGGAGAACGAAGAGGGAATAAACGGTgggggagaagagagagaaataagagg is drawn from Magnolia sinica isolate HGM2019 chromosome 5, MsV1, whole genome shotgun sequence and contains these coding sequences:
- the LOC131246443 gene encoding uncharacterized protein LOC131246443 codes for the protein MLLSFSYLTLFLLISSVHSIPSDAATESTFSNIYDVLRSHGLPIGLLPKGVTNFTLEENGRFEVFLEQACDAKFENVVRYERNVSGTLSYGQIGALSGISAQELFLWFPVKGIRVDIPSSGLIYFDVGVIYKQFSLSLFETPPTCKAVDQVGSSDLDLLQEGWALAQRVAKSQSGSLRYKMDQGLQRAVV